In Paenibacillus sp. J23TS9, a single genomic region encodes these proteins:
- a CDS encoding RidA family protein, which translates to MTTQERHTIATTEAPGAIGPYSQAVQLGNMLITSGQLGMDTTGEFPASVEEQTQRSLLNVKAILESANFSMNHIIKTTVFLQDMNDFQKVNEVYATFFEEPYPARSAVQVAKLPKGGLVEIEVIAVKA; encoded by the coding sequence ATGACAACACAAGAGAGACATACTATTGCAACAACCGAAGCTCCTGGAGCGATCGGCCCCTATTCCCAAGCGGTTCAGCTCGGAAATATGCTGATCACTTCCGGTCAGCTCGGAATGGATACAACCGGCGAGTTTCCAGCTTCGGTGGAAGAGCAGACTCAGCGCTCACTGCTCAATGTGAAGGCGATCCTGGAATCTGCAAACTTTAGCATGAATCATATTATAAAAACGACAGTGTTTTTGCAGGATATGAATGACTTCCAGAAGGTTAATGAAGTGTATGCAACATTCTTTGAAGAGCCTTATCCGGCACGAAGCGCGGTACAGGTAGCCAAGCTGCCAAAGGGCGGGCTTGTGGAGATCGAGGTTATCGCCGTGAAAGCTTAA
- the nhaC gene encoding Na+/H+ antiporter NhaC, producing MTEPNKVKHIKEPTLFLALLPIITMVVLLCLGYVMFELPPEPLIIASTVVAGIIAVKLGHSYNDILNSIAQKIAKTMPAILILITVGFMIGAWMVGGTIPMMIYYGLKIINPQFLLITAFLVTSVVSVCTGTSWGSAGTIGVAFMGVGAGLDANLAAVAGAVVAGAYFGDKLSPLSDTTNIASLSTGVNLYEHIGHLLYTTLPSFIVAGIVYVITGLNTHASGVGVPEKVGTVMDTLGMIYHWNLLLIVPILIVLYGSIRKKPTLPVMLLSSAFAMANALIFQGFSLHDVVSSVLNGFDITMVHVKGFDPAAVIPDVPKLLNRGGMNSMMGTLLICFSAITFAGTISLTKSLELIVNKILKHVRSTGSLIVATIVTGLTMIGVTSNGQVSILMPGEMLREAYIRRGLHPKNLGRTVEDSAAITEPILPWTAAGAYMAGTLGVATLAYLPWAMLCWTGIIFATIWGFTGFGIAKLTPEQQEEMLKEYDGQGGGEMNPKPTAAAKAAQAN from the coding sequence ATGACTGAGCCAAATAAGGTAAAACACATCAAGGAACCAACGCTGTTTTTGGCTTTACTTCCGATTATTACGATGGTCGTGCTGCTGTGCTTAGGATATGTGATGTTCGAGCTACCGCCAGAACCGCTTATTATTGCGTCAACGGTTGTCGCAGGGATCATTGCGGTTAAACTGGGCCACAGCTATAACGATATATTAAATTCCATTGCTCAAAAAATCGCCAAAACGATGCCGGCCATTCTGATCCTGATTACCGTAGGATTCATGATCGGCGCATGGATGGTGGGCGGTACGATCCCGATGATGATTTATTACGGGCTCAAAATTATTAACCCGCAGTTTTTGTTAATTACCGCATTTTTGGTGACATCGGTCGTATCGGTCTGTACAGGTACATCATGGGGATCGGCGGGCACGATCGGGGTCGCATTTATGGGCGTCGGCGCCGGGTTGGATGCGAATCTGGCAGCCGTTGCGGGTGCGGTTGTAGCCGGTGCCTATTTCGGTGACAAACTATCGCCGCTGTCGGATACAACGAATATTGCCTCTCTGTCTACCGGAGTGAATCTGTATGAGCATATTGGACATTTGCTGTATACGACACTGCCTTCGTTTATCGTAGCTGGAATTGTCTATGTGATTACCGGTCTGAACACGCATGCATCCGGCGTGGGTGTCCCTGAAAAAGTGGGTACCGTCATGGATACCCTAGGCATGATTTACCATTGGAATTTGCTGCTTATCGTTCCGATACTCATCGTGTTATACGGCTCGATCCGAAAAAAACCAACACTACCGGTCATGCTGCTGTCCTCAGCCTTTGCGATGGCCAATGCATTGATATTCCAAGGTTTCTCTCTGCATGATGTCGTAAGTTCTGTACTGAACGGATTCGACATCACGATGGTTCACGTGAAGGGATTTGATCCGGCTGCGGTCATTCCGGATGTGCCGAAGCTTCTGAACCGCGGTGGAATGAACTCCATGATGGGAACGCTGTTAATCTGTTTCAGTGCTATCACGTTTGCAGGCACGATTTCGCTCACGAAATCGCTCGAGCTGATTGTGAACAAAATCCTGAAGCATGTACGCTCCACAGGTTCGCTGATCGTGGCGACAATTGTAACCGGTTTAACGATGATTGGCGTCACAAGCAACGGTCAGGTTTCGATTTTGATGCCTGGAGAAATGCTGCGTGAGGCGTATATCCGTCGGGGATTGCATCCGAAGAATCTCGGGCGGACGGTCGAAGACTCCGCAGCGATAACAGAACCGATTCTGCCTTGGACTGCAGCAGGTGCATATATGGCCGGTACCCTAGGCGTCGCAACGCTTGCATATTTGCCATGGGCAATGCTGTGCTGGACAGGAATTATTTTCGCTACGATCTGGGGCTTTACCGGATTTGGGATCGCCAAGCTGACACCGGAGCAGCAAGAGGAAATGTTAAAAGAGTATGACGGACAGGGTGGAGGAGAAATGAACCCGAAGCCAACCGCAGCTGCAAAAGCAGCGCAAGCCAATTAA
- a CDS encoding MalY/PatB family protein, translating into MKYNFDQIISRFGTNSAKWDGMAQSLGRDMIALSVADMDLPAPPVVVERITEMAGHGIYGYTDPFPPYFEAVQGWLSKAYDWQVPQEWIVFCPRIVQAVSVIIQKLTEKGDRILVHTPAYQPVAKAVSLNDRQLVQSPLQLVSGRYEIDFEDMERQMSEGVKMVMLVSPHNPTGRVWTIDELKRICELCIKYDALIVSDDIHADFIHAGHEHTVIAKLSDEVADRSIICTSPGKTFNLASLEIANIIIPNGQLRERFREGLQQAGIHNPTFFSVPALEMAYTASDEWLDELRTYITDNIAYTMDFIKAQMPELKVIQPEGTYLLWVDCTACSSDESGLIEWIQEKSRVSVSYGTSFGADGEGYIRLNVAAPRPLLQEALQRMADHYPLHQK; encoded by the coding sequence ATGAAATATAATTTTGACCAAATCATCAGCAGATTCGGCACGAATAGCGCAAAGTGGGATGGCATGGCCCAGTCCCTGGGAAGGGATATGATCGCACTTTCGGTAGCCGACATGGATTTGCCTGCGCCACCGGTCGTGGTGGAGCGGATAACGGAGATGGCAGGACACGGAATATACGGTTATACGGATCCGTTCCCCCCATACTTTGAAGCTGTACAAGGATGGCTGTCCAAAGCCTACGATTGGCAAGTGCCGCAGGAATGGATCGTATTTTGCCCGCGGATTGTACAGGCCGTGTCGGTTATTATTCAGAAATTGACGGAGAAAGGAGACCGTATTTTAGTCCATACCCCGGCCTATCAGCCTGTTGCGAAGGCGGTTTCGCTAAATGACAGACAGCTGGTGCAAAGCCCGCTGCAGCTCGTCAGCGGCCGGTATGAGATTGATTTTGAAGACATGGAGCGTCAGATGAGTGAGGGTGTAAAAATGGTCATGCTGGTCTCCCCGCATAACCCGACGGGAAGGGTATGGACGATCGATGAGCTGAAGCGGATCTGTGAGTTGTGTATAAAATATGATGCACTTATCGTATCCGATGATATTCATGCGGATTTCATCCATGCAGGCCATGAACATACTGTGATTGCCAAGCTATCGGATGAGGTGGCAGACCGTTCGATCATCTGTACTTCTCCAGGAAAAACCTTTAATCTCGCAAGTCTGGAAATTGCCAACATTATCATTCCTAACGGGCAGCTGCGGGAACGCTTTAGGGAAGGATTGCAGCAGGCAGGCATTCATAACCCGACCTTTTTCTCCGTGCCGGCCTTGGAAATGGCCTATACGGCAAGCGATGAATGGCTGGACGAGCTTCGCACTTATATTACGGACAATATCGCTTATACGATGGATTTTATAAAGGCGCAGATGCCTGAACTCAAAGTTATTCAGCCTGAAGGAACCTATTTATTGTGGGTGGATTGCACAGCCTGCAGCAGTGATGAAAGCGGTTTAATTGAATGGATTCAAGAAAAGAGCAGGGTAAGTGTGAGCTACGGAACCTCCTTCGGGGCGGACGGTGAGGGCTACATCCGACTGAACGTTGCTGCTCCAAGGCCTCTTCTACAGGAGGCTCTGCAGCGTATGGCGGATCACTATCCTTTACACCAGAAGTAG
- a CDS encoding transcriptional regulator, whose amino-acid sequence MNENQQFLEKFFPIASFIAAIIGPKCEVVVHDISDPERSIIFIENGHISGRKVGDASTDLVLKLLKAEAYREEQFIANYKASGKLGQSFRSSTFFIKNDEHELVGLMCLNIDITHMEVAAEWIQHILQGGSLLPPSAIEAPQEDKQAKEYLQGNADDLLQHMITSVLSKITIPADRLSPQEKIELVRELNEQGVFLLKGGVSQVAASLSISEPTVYRYLQKLK is encoded by the coding sequence ATGAACGAAAACCAGCAGTTTCTTGAGAAATTTTTCCCGATTGCTTCATTTATCGCGGCCATTATTGGACCCAAGTGTGAAGTGGTTGTGCATGATATCAGCGACCCGGAAAGATCGATTATCTTTATTGAAAACGGTCACATCAGCGGGCGCAAAGTTGGAGACGCCTCCACCGATCTGGTTCTTAAACTGTTGAAAGCGGAAGCATATCGGGAAGAGCAGTTTATTGCCAACTACAAGGCTTCGGGCAAACTGGGTCAAAGCTTCAGATCATCCACCTTTTTTATAAAAAATGACGAGCATGAGCTGGTGGGACTGATGTGCCTGAACATTGACATTACCCATATGGAGGTCGCTGCGGAATGGATTCAGCATATTTTGCAGGGAGGCTCGCTGTTACCGCCATCTGCGATTGAGGCGCCTCAGGAGGACAAGCAGGCCAAGGAATATTTACAGGGAAACGCGGATGATTTGCTTCAGCATATGATCACATCGGTACTTAGCAAAATAACAATTCCGGCTGACCGGTTATCTCCGCAAGAGAAAATTGAGCTTGTGCGGGAATTGAACGAGCAGGGCGTATTTTTGCTGAAAGGCGGCGTATCTCAGGTGGCAGCATCATTATCGATATCAGAGCCTACTGTGTACCGTTATTTGCAAAAGCTGAAATAA
- a CDS encoding YdeI family protein codes for MTTSRLNPKVDEYISKSKKWKKEYEKLRNIVLDCELTEEFKWMHPCYTFDNKNIVLIHGFKEYCALLFNKGALLQDTHRILIQQTENVQAARQIRFTNVQEIIEMETILKAYIYDGIEVEKAGLEVNFKKNTEFIVAEEFQNKLDEIPALKTAFEALTPGRQRAYLLHFSGPKQSKTRESRVEKCMPKILDGKGLND; via the coding sequence ATGACAACTAGTAGATTGAATCCTAAGGTTGATGAATATATAAGTAAATCTAAAAAGTGGAAGAAAGAGTATGAGAAGTTGAGAAATATCGTTCTTGACTGTGAGCTGACCGAAGAATTTAAGTGGATGCATCCTTGCTACACGTTTGACAATAAAAATATCGTTTTAATACATGGATTTAAAGAATATTGTGCGCTTCTGTTTAACAAAGGTGCCTTGTTACAGGATACCCATCGGATTCTAATCCAACAAACGGAGAATGTACAGGCGGCGCGTCAGATTAGGTTCACAAATGTTCAAGAAATCATTGAAATGGAAACCATTTTGAAGGCCTATATTTATGATGGCATTGAAGTTGAAAAGGCTGGTTTGGAAGTGAATTTCAAAAAGAATACAGAATTCATAGTTGCTGAAGAATTTCAAAATAAATTAGATGAAATTCCTGCCTTGAAAACTGCTTTTGAAGCGTTGACACCCGGACGGCAAAGAGCATACCTTCTTCATTTTTCTGGACCCAAGCAATCCAAAACCAGGGAGTCAAGGGTAGAAAAATGCATGCCGAAAATTCTGGATGGAAAAGGATTAAATGATTAG
- a CDS encoding helix-turn-helix transcriptional regulator, giving the protein MNVKSQVRDVYDAVADPTRRKLLQMLADVEELPLYEITVHFQMGRTAVSKHLAILKDADLVLARRVGRETRYRLNAAPLQEIQDWVSFYEGFWKDRIGENSKNVLKTQYYYDEERCP; this is encoded by the coding sequence ATGAACGTAAAAAGCCAAGTAAGGGATGTGTATGACGCTGTTGCCGATCCAACAAGGCGGAAATTACTCCAAATGTTGGCAGATGTTGAGGAATTACCCCTATATGAAATAACGGTTCATTTTCAAATGGGTCGTACTGCAGTTTCTAAGCACTTGGCTATCCTTAAAGATGCTGATCTTGTCCTTGCTCGAAGGGTTGGTAGAGAAACGAGGTATCGGTTGAATGCCGCCCCACTCCAAGAAATTCAAGATTGGGTATCATTTTACGAAGGATTCTGGAAAGATAGAATTGGGGAGAACTCTAAAAATGTTTTGAAAACACAGTATTATTATGATGAAGAAAGGTGTCCTTGA
- a CDS encoding alpha/beta fold hydrolase, with translation MRVTQTEEMKTKNGTKLKKARNILLKILGAIVIVIVLFLGIVYSVNVISNLSEQKRIEPYGQHVSVDGKNMNVLIQGNGEETVVLLPGYGTAAPALDYKPLVEELSPFYKVVVIEPFGYGLSDVTEKERSIENIVSETHEALKSLYIDRYILMAHSISGIYGLDYVNKYPNEVSAFVGIDSSVPTQGGTDDEFPTETYKLLKKSGFFRLLMKLSPDQLVTPIVDDETKEQIRILSLKNMFNPNILNEGENFNHNFKAAQNLTFPKNLPVIFFLQANDTETEGWIPLHEEQVKNSVHGKVITMEGDHYLHHTKYKEITENFREFMKDIK, from the coding sequence ATGAGAGTGACACAAACAGAGGAAATGAAAACGAAGAATGGAACGAAATTAAAGAAAGCACGCAATATTTTGCTTAAAATCTTAGGAGCAATTGTGATAGTCATTGTTCTTTTTCTAGGCATTGTTTATTCCGTTAATGTGATCAGTAACCTCTCGGAGCAAAAGAGAATAGAGCCCTATGGTCAGCATGTATCAGTAGACGGGAAAAATATGAATGTGTTGATTCAGGGAAATGGCGAGGAAACCGTCGTGCTACTACCTGGTTATGGAACAGCAGCACCTGCCCTTGATTATAAGCCGCTAGTGGAAGAGCTATCTCCATTTTATAAAGTCGTCGTGATTGAGCCTTTTGGTTATGGATTAAGTGATGTAACCGAAAAAGAACGAAGCATAGAAAATATTGTGAGTGAGACTCATGAAGCGCTGAAGAGTCTTTATATTGACCGATATATTCTAATGGCCCATTCCATTTCAGGCATTTACGGACTCGATTATGTGAACAAGTATCCAAACGAAGTAAGTGCATTTGTCGGAATCGATAGCAGTGTTCCAACGCAAGGCGGTACGGATGATGAATTTCCGACAGAAACTTATAAACTACTCAAAAAATCAGGTTTCTTCAGATTGCTAATGAAACTAAGCCCTGACCAACTTGTTACACCAATAGTTGATGATGAAACAAAAGAACAAATAAGAATCCTTTCTCTCAAAAACATGTTTAACCCGAACATCTTGAATGAAGGCGAAAATTTTAATCATAATTTTAAAGCAGCTCAAAATTTAACTTTTCCTAAAAATCTTCCTGTTATTTTCTTTTTGCAAGCGAATGATACAGAGACTGAAGGATGGATACCACTGCATGAAGAGCAAGTCAAAAATTCTGTACATGGAAAAGTAATAACAATGGAAGGAGACCATTACTTACACCATACGAAATATAAAGAAATCACTGAAAACTTTAGGGAATTTATGAAAGATATAAAATAA
- a CDS encoding alpha/beta fold hydrolase, producing the protein MRLFEILLVLSCFALLLDLLFIKRSAQKTGVLLSIGSSVIFVVQLLVEGYRWQLLLVYMMTALFILIVLFRHSKKMVNIKIGKPLKYSLSSIIVILLVVSTSLSVYLPVFHLPKPDGPDKVGTQTFHFTDQNRDEVLTEDQSDKRELMVQIWYPTENKKNNKSETLFPKDKGMFKKYIQTYANSLNLPDFVFDYWKYSRTNSYENVEILPSTSPYPLVLLSHGMGTSRVLHASQAENLASHGFIVVTIDHTYSTFATIFPDGHVTDYKTKMTTIDDRKRIGDIWTKDVEFVINQIEKLNSGAIESQFKGKIDLNNLGVMGHSFGGATAFNTTYLDHRIKAGINMDGSLFEVENRDAINKPFMFIRSGSFKDWLVDFKNDKNSDNEINKQLSDELHIIKNVINQGGSAIYVEGTQHFNFTDLQFYSELIKLTGITGDINGKRGSSIVNQYVLDFFNKQLKGTGGNLIQGPNDMYPEVKFIKPEDL; encoded by the coding sequence ATGAGATTATTTGAAATACTTTTAGTTCTATCCTGTTTTGCTTTACTACTCGATTTATTGTTTATTAAAAGAAGCGCACAGAAAACAGGAGTGCTTCTGAGTATAGGAAGCAGCGTTATATTCGTAGTTCAATTGTTGGTTGAGGGGTACAGATGGCAGCTGCTTTTGGTATATATGATGACGGCTCTATTCATACTCATCGTGTTATTCAGGCATTCAAAAAAGATGGTGAATATAAAAATAGGGAAGCCGTTGAAATATAGTTTATCTTCCATCATCGTCATTTTACTTGTTGTATCTACCAGCTTGTCTGTATACTTGCCTGTCTTTCATTTGCCGAAGCCTGATGGGCCAGACAAGGTGGGGACGCAAACATTTCATTTTACGGATCAAAACCGAGATGAGGTCTTAACTGAAGATCAAAGCGATAAGAGGGAGCTAATGGTTCAAATTTGGTACCCTACTGAAAATAAGAAGAACAACAAGAGTGAAACGCTTTTTCCAAAAGATAAAGGAATGTTCAAAAAGTATATTCAGACATACGCTAATTCTTTAAACCTTCCCGATTTTGTGTTCGATTACTGGAAGTATAGTAGAACCAACTCTTATGAAAATGTAGAAATATTACCTTCTACTAGTCCTTATCCCTTAGTGCTGCTATCTCATGGCATGGGAACCAGTAGAGTTCTGCATGCATCACAAGCTGAGAATCTTGCCAGTCATGGGTTTATCGTGGTCACAATCGATCATACGTATAGCACCTTTGCTACCATTTTTCCGGATGGTCATGTAACGGACTATAAAACAAAGATGACAACAATAGATGATCGTAAAAGAATTGGGGATATATGGACGAAAGACGTAGAGTTTGTAATCAATCAAATTGAAAAGCTGAATTCAGGTGCAATCGAAAGTCAATTTAAAGGGAAAATAGATTTAAATAACCTAGGCGTGATGGGGCATTCTTTTGGGGGTGCAACGGCGTTTAATACAACTTATTTAGATCATAGAATCAAGGCCGGGATCAATATGGACGGGTCACTATTTGAAGTGGAAAATAGAGATGCTATCAACAAGCCGTTTATGTTCATAAGATCGGGAAGTTTTAAAGACTGGTTAGTAGATTTTAAAAATGATAAAAATTCGGATAATGAAATAAATAAACAACTTTCAGATGAGCTGCACATTATTAAAAATGTTATCAATCAGGGGGGAAGTGCGATTTATGTAGAAGGAACCCAGCACTTCAATTTCACGGACCTTCAATTCTATTCTGAGTTGATTAAACTGACGGGGATAACAGGAGATATAAATGGTAAAAGAGGCTCAAGCATCGTAAATCAATACGTACTCGATTTCTTTAATAAGCAACTGAAAGGAACGGGTGGAAATCTGATTCAGGGACCGAACGATATGTATCCAGAGGTGAAATTTATAAAGCCGGAAGACCTTTAA
- a CDS encoding alpha/beta fold hydrolase: MKPIEEVTKKRMRKPLRILLKTLGAIAIAIVLFLAIVFLVNVFATKSDQAKIVPYGQHVSVDGKNMNVLIQGDGKETIVLLPGYGTAAPALDFKLLIDELSPYYKVVAVEPFGYGLSDGTEKDRTTENIVSEVHEALQQLNINQYILMGHSITGIYGINYVNKYPNEVTAFVGIDSSVPTQPGMDVKFPLKTFAFLKKSGLQRLMVNFGSSPYAGLPFDDRTVEQMKMISNKNSNSSTMLNEMDHISSNFKGAQGLTFPKDLPLLLFAQADNQGVPGWIPLHEGQIKDSVHGKLITMDGSHYLHHTKFKEIAEDVRAFMKEAK; encoded by the coding sequence ATGAAACCAATAGAAGAGGTAACGAAAAAAAGGATGCGTAAGCCGCTGCGTATTTTACTCAAAACCTTAGGCGCCATAGCCATAGCAATCGTGCTTTTTCTAGCCATTGTATTTCTCGTGAATGTTTTCGCAACAAAATCGGATCAAGCAAAAATCGTGCCGTACGGTCAACACGTGTCTGTGGACGGAAAAAATATGAATGTGTTAATTCAAGGCGATGGCAAGGAAACGATCGTGCTTCTGCCTGGTTATGGAACCGCTGCACCGGCGCTTGATTTTAAGCTGCTAATCGATGAACTATCTCCATATTATAAAGTTGTTGCCGTTGAGCCTTTCGGTTATGGATTAAGTGATGGAACTGAAAAAGATCGAACCACAGAGAATATCGTAAGTGAAGTTCATGAAGCGCTACAGCAGCTTAACATTAACCAATACATTCTCATGGGCCACTCGATTACAGGCATTTACGGCATTAATTATGTGAACAAATACCCTAACGAGGTGACTGCCTTTGTCGGAATCGATAGCAGTGTTCCAACTCAACCGGGTATGGATGTTAAATTCCCATTAAAAACGTTTGCATTTCTTAAAAAATCAGGTCTCCAAAGATTGATGGTCAATTTTGGTAGCAGTCCCTATGCTGGACTCCCATTTGATGATCGCACCGTAGAGCAGATGAAAATGATATCGAATAAAAACTCGAATAGCTCCACGATGTTGAATGAGATGGACCATATTTCTTCCAATTTTAAAGGAGCTCAAGGTTTAACCTTCCCAAAAGACCTTCCGCTTCTACTCTTTGCACAAGCGGATAATCAAGGTGTACCCGGATGGATCCCTCTGCATGAAGGGCAGATCAAAGATTCGGTACATGGAAAATTAATCACAATGGATGGATCGCATTATCTGCACCATACCAAATTCAAAGAAATTGCTGAAGACGTTAGAGCATTTATGAAAGAAGCAAAATAA
- a CDS encoding cell wall metabolism sensor histidine kinase WalK: protein MIKSLYIRVVLTFLVSVIAGTVIAFYASTWIFEDKLNQNAQINLRNFGQDVIRIYKTLPLPEADAFVSEMKQLNSYYIRIYEATGQFQSYGKLNGHKPAAVTMDNLKKVIDGGVVQDTPNGIATVLLGLPLKTEMGTKAMFLETLAPPSASFVIKWGLTFAISSLIAGSLLILIASVFLVRPIKKLTKATKRIASGDFNINLNIKQAGELGTLARSFEEMMHDLQQLEQMRREFVTNVSHEVQSPLTSISGYALALKQVNLSDQERSRYLDIIITEAQRMSKMSDSLLKLSLLESQSQQLRLVTLSLDEQIRRVIVALQPQWSARNIHFDLNLKAVRLMADHDLLNQVWTNIIGNSIKFSMDGGIINVSIKQDIKYVIVRISDTGIGISSEDQKRIFERFFKADRSHSRKYGGSGMGLAIVKQIISLHQGDIRVESEPGQGTTFFVTLPITTSIE from the coding sequence ATGATCAAATCTTTATATATTCGTGTTGTTCTGACATTTCTCGTCTCCGTTATCGCTGGCACAGTCATTGCTTTTTATGCGTCTACTTGGATATTCGAAGACAAATTGAACCAGAATGCGCAAATCAATTTACGCAACTTTGGTCAAGACGTCATCCGGATTTATAAGACGCTTCCGTTACCCGAAGCGGACGCGTTCGTGAGTGAAATGAAGCAGCTCAATTCCTATTATATTCGGATTTACGAAGCAACAGGCCAGTTTCAGTCATACGGTAAACTTAACGGACATAAGCCTGCTGCTGTGACGATGGACAATCTCAAGAAAGTCATCGATGGAGGGGTTGTTCAGGACACGCCGAATGGGATTGCTACGGTTCTCTTAGGGTTGCCGTTGAAAACGGAGATGGGAACGAAAGCGATGTTTTTGGAAACGCTCGCCCCCCCATCTGCCTCTTTTGTCATCAAATGGGGATTGACCTTTGCAATCAGTTCGTTGATAGCAGGAAGCCTATTGATTCTTATCGCCTCCGTATTCCTGGTCAGACCGATCAAAAAGCTGACAAAAGCGACTAAACGTATCGCATCTGGAGATTTCAATATTAATTTGAATATTAAACAGGCGGGTGAGCTGGGAACGTTGGCTCGAAGCTTCGAAGAAATGATGCATGATCTGCAGCAGCTCGAGCAGATGCGCAGGGAATTCGTAACGAACGTGTCGCATGAGGTACAATCTCCGCTCACATCGATATCCGGTTATGCGCTTGCCCTTAAGCAAGTCAATCTCTCAGATCAGGAACGAAGCCGGTATCTGGACATTATCATCACGGAAGCGCAGCGGATGTCCAAAATGAGCGACAGCTTACTCAAGTTGAGTTTGCTCGAATCACAATCACAGCAGCTTCGTCTAGTCACGCTCAGCCTGGATGAACAGATCCGTCGGGTTATCGTGGCGCTTCAGCCGCAATGGTCTGCGCGTAATATTCATTTCGACCTCAATTTGAAAGCCGTCCGATTAATGGCAGATCATGATCTATTAAATCAGGTCTGGACGAACATCATCGGCAATAGTATTAAATTTTCCATGGATGGCGGCATCATTAACGTCAGCATCAAACAAGATATCAAATACGTGATCGTCCGAATATCCGACACGGGTATTGGTATTTCCTCGGAGGACCAGAAGCGTATATTCGAGCGGTTCTTCAAGGCAGATCGTTCCCATAGTCGTAAGTATGGCGGCAGCGGTATGGGTCTTGCCATCGTGAAGCAAATCATTTCGCTGCATCAAGGCGACATTCGAGTGGAGAGCGAGCCTGGTCAAGGAACGACATTCTTTGTCACTTTGCCAATTACAACCTCAATTGAGTAA
- a CDS encoding response regulator transcription factor, with protein sequence MPTILVADDDANIRELVCLFLRNDGFSTVEAADGKEALTVYASTAVDLVVLDIMMPIMDGWTLCKELRRANPDLPLLMLTARGETWEKVKGFDLGTDDYLTKPFDPLELTVRVRALLKRYRIGSTQTIKFGNVTLDRQTYKVIRGTESFTLPLKEFELLYKLAGTPGQVYTREQLIDQIWGIDYAGDDRTVDVHIKRLRERFATTPDFRIETVRGLGYRLEVHE encoded by the coding sequence ATGCCTACTATACTGGTTGCTGACGACGATGCGAACATTCGCGAACTCGTTTGTTTATTTCTACGTAACGACGGATTCTCTACGGTCGAAGCCGCTGACGGCAAGGAAGCACTGACTGTCTACGCCTCAACTGCTGTCGATCTTGTCGTGCTCGATATTATGATGCCGATCATGGATGGGTGGACGTTATGCAAGGAACTCCGAAGAGCCAATCCTGATCTTCCGTTACTAATGCTGACTGCACGAGGCGAGACATGGGAGAAAGTAAAAGGGTTCGATCTGGGAACGGATGATTATTTGACGAAACCATTCGATCCGCTTGAGTTAACAGTTCGTGTTCGGGCATTGCTCAAACGATACCGGATTGGCTCTACGCAGACGATCAAGTTCGGCAACGTCACCCTTGACCGGCAGACTTATAAAGTGATACGAGGGACGGAATCGTTCACGCTCCCGCTTAAGGAGTTCGAATTACTGTATAAGCTCGCAGGCACACCCGGGCAAGTCTATACGCGGGAGCAGTTGATTGATCAGATTTGGGGGATCGATTACGCAGGCGACGATCGAACGGTGGACGTACATATCAAACGCCTTCGCGAAAGGTTCGCGACGACACCTGATTTTCGGATCGAAACGGTGCGCGGGCTGGGGTACCGGCTTGAGGTTCACGAATGA